The following is a genomic window from Epinephelus moara isolate mb chromosome 17, YSFRI_EMoa_1.0, whole genome shotgun sequence.
TTacaaattatgtatttttcaatGTAATGAGTATTATTTACATTAGCGAGATAAATAACTTGTCCAAAATAAGGACATGTTTTCCAAAAGAACAACGATATTCTCCCGTGAATGACAGGCCTTTGGCTGCAATTACATACACCCAGTGGGTGAGGAGCTCACAAGCTACACCTTCAGAGCTTAAGGTTGCTGGTTTGggcaaataaaatcaaaagcagcaaagaagcaaaacaaaaaaccaagGCAGCAGCTCACTTgctacaaaacaaaagcataatTAATCTTATGCAAGTACTCCCTATGACAACGCAAGACAAGCGAACAAAACGCAAAGAATATAAATCACCGGCTATACAGCAAACCTCTGTCTGGCTTTCCCCCCAGTTACTTGTTTGTAACTTCTTGGGAAGCTTGACAGCACACATAAAATtatacatacaatatatagtaataatacattatttaaTCACAGTACGAAATACGCAGCAGTGGTACCATGTTTGCAATGTTGCCTTATAGCAAGAAGGCTCTCGTTTTGAATCAGCCAGCCGGAGCCCTTCAGTATGGAGTTTGATGTTCTCCCTTTtaagcgtgggttttctccgggttctCCATTTCCTCTCACAATCCAATGACATGTAGGCTAGGTAAATGGTGGCTCTAAATTGccagtaggtgtgaatgtgagcctgaatggttttctgtctcttttccagCTCGCTGGTCGGTTTGAATCCacagtctggtgacctgccCAGGCTGTACCTCACTTAGCCCCCCGCAACCCTGTActaggataagtggttatgaaaCATGAACAAATGAATGAGTACAAAATACATAATGAACCCTCCCCCGAATATAAACATGTCTGTACCACATAGCAGTAATCAGTCAGCACACACCGCTACCTCAGGGTAGGAAACCTCCCAGACACTGAACTCTCCTATGAAAAgattgtattattttatgtttcaacaagACCACTAAAGATGCCACAACACTGTCATACATCCAATAGTTTCCTTACAACACAGCAAGAGGATCTATGGTTACAATCAGCGTACTGTTGGTAACTTCAGTCAGCATTAGGGATGGGTACTGAAATCTGGTATAATGAGCCCCTGGGCTAAATTCCCAAGACCATAGTACTGATAAGCGCTTAAGTTATTGGTTcttttattacctccgccaaggaggttatgttttcgccggcgttggtctgtttgtctgtttgtttgtctgcaaaataactcaaaaagttttGAACGGATTTTggtgaaattttcaggaaaggtggataatgggacaaggaacagatgataaaattttggtggtgatcggttgaagtaAAGtggatgaaataataaaatagctcTAAATAGCACTGTGTATTCACCGAGTTTTAGAATAGACTCATTCCATAAACAGACGTGCGCCACCGGTTGGCAGTGGCGAGTAGGCCTACTTGGGCTCGTCAGGAATACATAAAGTCTATCGTCTGACTGACCTGACACAGTGAAAACATAAAGTCTATCGTCTGACTGAATAGGGGCTTTCCTGACTCAATGACACGGTATGTACAAGACGCTGCTGTTGATTAAAACTGCCTCCCAACTTGATGTTTTGGACATGCGCATAACGTTAGCGATTGACAAACAttaggggaactgcccattggtccgacagcccattggtccgacatcccattgttccgactatattaaacccattgttccgaagtccgttccaaaatcatcatggtgctctgtggttaaggtctggttaggtttaggcacaaaaaccacttggttagggttaggaaaagatcatggcgtgggttaaaatgaaaaagaaagtgacaaacacataagctgtgagcctgcttcgcctcaagcctttcccagctgacccagagctggttgcggcgcaccatcaaggcagaaatacgcccgccgggagccattcagcaccgtggaccgtcggactaatgggatgtcggaccaatgggctgtcggaccaatgacatggacccaacaTTAGCGGTTAGTGAAAGTTAGCTAAACATTAGCAATTACCTAATGTTAGCCAACGTTACCAATTACCTAACGTTACCCAATGTTAGCAATTACCTAACGTTAGCGATTACATTGAAGACATCTTCAGCTGGTACTAGAGCcagcacatttttaaacagccaTAAATGGCAACGTTGCCTATTTCTTTCCTACAGGTGTGTTTATTCCTGCCGTTACAAAAGGTAGCATAACGTTAGGAATTGACAAGGGTTAGCGGTTAGCGTAAGTTAGCTAAAAGTTAGCGATTACCTAACGTGGCGGGGGGGACatgagggggagggaatatcacctacttggcggaggtctgcactctctgagtgcttttctagttagtacttttaaacattttggttTGATTCATTATCATCCTGCAACCTCTCACATGCACTCGGTGCAGGGGCTGACCTcgtccacacagacacacacacacacacacacactcatgtgcGCGTGACACGGAGTAATGTTGGtgaacagcagagaggctgtggtggaaacaaagtgaagatagCTCAAAAATTACTAGAGTTGATGGCACCTATATTCATTACTGTAGGTGCAATTAAACCTTTGCAAGTAAAAAGTACTCATACTTATAATACCTCATGAACATGTGTATTTATGAGGTATTATAAGTACTCATACTTATAATACCTCATAAATACACATATCCAGCGAGcttaaacatgtagacagcaaTATTTCATTGTGTTCTGTCCACAGTTCCTCATCACACAGTACAAAATCTCAAAAATGCAGATATTGAAACTGAGATAATCCTTTTATTTCACGTGGTCACAAGCTTTTACAACGACTTCAGCTGTCAGCTTTATTTGTCCCAAAAAGACAACTGGTTCTACACCATAGAGTGCAATAAAATGTGATCCCATTATCATTAAGACAATGCCTCAGATGGCTTTATTGTACATAGTTTGGTGGTTATGATGATACCAATTTTGCTGTAGATCAGGCGTCACGTTGGAGAGCTGCAGAGGTACAATAAATACACATGTAATTATATCATacaaaatatacagttttatttttttgtacttgtaAATGTGTGAAGCACATAAGTTAGGCTGACATGATCCTTACTTAGTAATCTGTGTCTTATGTACTCTTGAGATTAAATGGTACcttacattatattataaacAGATGTCGCACAGACAAGTGCTCGTAATGACAacagaacatttaataaatgtgtTACAGATGGCTCTGCGTGTATCCTGGTCCCATTTAATATACTTGTCCCTGGAGTAATAaacattaaagggccagtgtgtaatatttggcatggtttattgtcaaatctgaatctgaatctgaatattctacccattaatatgtttatataagtgtataatcgctataaaataaaattcgtttggttttcgtagccttataattatgcttttatatatatatacagtggtgtgaaaaagtgtttgcccNaatatgtttatataagtgtataatcgctataaaataaaattcgtttggttttcgtagccttataattatgcttttatatatatatacagtggtgtgaaaaagtgtttgcccccttcctgatttcttacttttttgcatgttttccgcacttaaataaTCCAGCCAGCCNNNNNNNNNNNNNNNNNNNNNNNNNNNNNNNNNNNNNNNNNNNNNNNNNNNNNNNNNNNNNNNNNNNNNNNNNNNNNNNNNNNNNNNNNNNNNNNNNNNNNNNNNNNNNNNNNNNNNNNNNNNNNNNNNNNNNNNNNNNNNNNNNNNNNNNNNNNNNNNNNNNNNNNNNNNNNNNNNNNNNNNNNNNNNNNNNNNNNNNNNNNNNNNNNNNNNNNNNNNNNNNNNNNNNNNNNNNNNNNNNNNNNNNNNNNNNNNNNNNNNNNNNNNNNNNNNNNNNNNNNNNNNNNNNNNNNNNNNNNNNNNNNNNNNNNNNNNNNNNNNNNNNNNNNNNNNNNNNNNNNNNNNNNNNNNNNNNNNNNNNNNNNNNNNNNNNNNNNNNNNNNNNNNNNNNNNNNNNNNNNNNNNNNNNNNNNNNNNNNNNNNNNNNNNNNNNNNNNNNNNNNNNNNNNNNNNNNNNNNNNNNNNNNNNNNNNNNNNNNNNNNNNNNNNNNNNNNNNNNNNNNNNNNNNNNNNNNNNNNNNNNNNNNNNNNNNNNNNNNNNNNNNNNNNNNNNNNNNNNNNNNNNNNNNNNNNNNNNNNNNNNNNNNNNNNNNNNNNNNNNNNNNNNNNNNNNNNNNNNNNNNNNNNNNNNNNNNNNNNNNNNNNNNNNNNNNNNNNNNNNNNNNNNNNNNNNNNNNNNNNNNNNNNNNNNNNNNNNNNNNNNNNNNNNNNNNNNNNNNNNNNNNNNNNNNNNNNNNNNNNNNNNNNNNNNNNNNNNNNNNNNNNNNNNNNNNNNNNNNNNNNNNNNNNNNNNNNNNNNNNNNNNNNNNNNNNNNNNNNNNNNNNNNNNNNNNNNNNNNNNNNNNNNNNNNNNNNNNNNNNNNNNNNNNNNNNNNNNNNNNNNNNNNNNNNNNNNNNNNNNNNNNNNNNNNNNNNNNNNNNNNNNNNNNNNNNNNNNNNNNNNNNNNNNNNNNNNNNNNNNNNNNNNNNNNNNNNNNNNNNNNNNNNNNNNNNNNNNNNNNNNNNNNNNNNNNNNNNNNNNNNNNNNNNNNNNNNNNNNNNNNNNNNNNNNNNNNNNNNNNNNNNNNNNNNNNNNNNNNNNNNNNNNNNNNNNNNNNNNNNNNNNNNNNNNNNNNNNNNNtactgttcagtaataaacggtggtttgccgaataactgcgtcatcctttccacacatcctggcggacgctacaatatgttatagcttaccagtgagatataggttatctgtgagatataacgttatgttaggagtgttttatttctaattgttttggtaacagagtgttcttccacaggagttttgtccacctggaataagcaacgccgatattcactcacgttttgtcccgtcctcgcttatctgaccttttcttttatttggtggcgtggaTTCCCTCACCCCGGATTGAGcttcaccttctctgtctccagtgacggcaagttctaaGTAAATGCGAAAGGCGAAGcgcgtatatccctttcgggccactgtattcaaatatggtgacgcaagagggcagcctccagTATACCGCatcctgcctgtgtatatatagagaaatcattctaagcctgtgagaaagcttccatttgtatgtgaattgcattacactttagtaaatatatatttatgaaagcaatagttgatatttgctaataaacgaccacgtaaattacacattgtaactttaaagcATCAAGCATTTGACCTGACGAATCTCCTGCTTGGACTGAAACGTTGTCCTTTTTGAATACAATTTGTGGCACGTCTGTAGGCGTCATTTCACTGAAAAATAAGACAGGACATTTTGTATACCTGTGAATTACATACACGATGTCGTGAGGGATTCAGACTTCTTAGCTTATTAAGCATTTGCCACCATGACAGCTACGTCAGCATCATCACCGGTGTCTGTGTTATCGTCAGAGTCACTTGTCATCATcaatcagtacgtttacatgcagcttaaGAATATCTTAGCTTAGTCCAactgaaaccggacttttaaatgcatgtaaacagcttagtccgactgaaattggactatccgtagctcgactaacacacctagataattcCATGCTTGTACCACTTTTTCTTTCGTGAGCTTTCACCCTGAAGAAGAAGCAGATGACGTAGCAGCAATGCAGTAACtcccagaaaaacaaacaaacacacaccatggcgactgagaagcagaagacgcacttctggacggatgaggaaactacattcatgctccgacagctaaaggagctaaacaTTATGAAGTTCATGGATGGTAGGAAATCGCGAAATGccgatttattttaaaaagtttctgAACAAGAACCGGAACTATTTCAGtacgcactatattaaaaagtacACAGCACCGCCTATTGAGGCAGAGTCAGACGTACTTTCtactcagacaagacgagaagGGACGAGCTATGACCTTCGCTTGACCActgcgtgcatgtaaacgtattGAATGTCGCTCTACACCACCTTATCTGTGTCAGCGGAGGTCATCATGCTGGCCACATCATCTGCGTCCATTTTGCTCAACACCTCATAAGGGTCAGCGGGGGTCGTGCTATTCGCCACCTCATCGCCACCAGAAAAGTGGTTttgaaatgaattaataaatattacaggtacacagacacagaaaaaagCACAAGAATGCAGATATTGAAACTGAAACAAACCTTTTATTTCATGTTGTCACAAGCTTTTACATCAATGTCACCTGTCAACTTTATCTGTCCCTGAAGGACAACTGGTTTAACACCACACAGTGCAACAAAATGTGGTCCCATTATTgtaagacaatgcttcaaaggGCTTTAGTGTACATAACCTGGCGGTCAAGATGATACCTGTTTTACTGTAGATCAGGTGTTAGGTTGGAGAGCTGCAGAGATAGAACATgtacacatgtatatatatcGTACAAAATATACAATTTCTTTTAACGATTTTTGAGGGATTCTCACGTCTTAGCTTATTGAGCACTTGCAGCCACCTCAGCTACGTCGGAATCGTCAACAGAGTCTGCGTCATCATCAGCGTCGCTGTCTCCCAGCTCAGCTACATCAGCGTCGGAGTCTGCGTCATCGTCAGAGtcgctgtctgctgctgcagctgtgtcgGAGTCGGAGTCTGCATCATTGTCAGAGTCGCTGTCTGATGCTGCAGCTACGTCAGCATCGTCATCAGAGTCTGCGTCATCGTCAGAGTCGCTGTCTGATGCTGCAGCTACGTCAGCGTCGTCGTCGGAGTCtgcgtcatcatcatcatcatcagagtcGCTGTCTGCTGCTACAGCTACATCAGCGTCTTCGTCTGAGTCTGCATCATCGTCAGAGTCACTGGCCGCCGCCAGATCATCTGCGTCAGCGGAGGTCATGTTGCTTGCCACCTCATCTGCATCAGCGGAGGTCATCATGCTGGCCACATCATCTTCGTCCAAGCTGCTCAACACGTCATCTGTGTCAGCGGAGGTCATGTTGCTTGCCACCTCATCTGCATCAGCGTCGTTCATGTTGCTCACAGCCAGGTCCTGAATGTCAGAGTCGGACATTGCATCGTCGTCAGTGACGTCTTTGAGCGCCTTGTCTATTGCAGGGCCGTTCTTGGCAATAGCATCGTCCAGAGCCTTTTCATCTTTAGAAGTAATTGCATccataaataaaagaaagttAGTCAAACTGTTGTCTGTAAAGAACTTGACAAGTTTTGTAATTGTATAAAAAAGATTGCACAGGACATTGACTTtcttacatacatacagtgtTATGGCATTGCATCAATACATAAAACATCTGGTGCACATATCACACTACTTCAACTATTATGACAACTATCACATTACATTAGATCATCTAGTTACCTGGGTCTACTGCAGCAGCCTTTTTGgctggtgctgctggtgctgcagtGATCACAGCCACCAAAGCAAAGGCCAGCACCAAAATTTGGATCTTCATTTTCTGAAAGAAATCATAAAAACTTACATAAATACTATCAAACGGACTGTGAGCATTTAAGTAACTGACTCTGTTGGGTTTGTGAACGGAGTGAAATAAATGTACTGGACTCACCTTCAGTTTGCAGTTGCTCTCAGGTCCAAATGACTTCAACTCGAAACAGGAGTATTCTGACTGTCTGACCGATGCACCTCAAATTTATACCCCTTTGACCAAAgtatgtttgtttacagtaagtACAGCATCCAATGAAAAGTTTCCAGGGTTTGATGGTCTATGACAAACAATGCCTGAAGGCTAATGATGTAATGCAAagacacactgtgacatcaagGATCAAGTGAACGCTTGTATCACTTTTATTTGCTAATATTGAATACTGATCAGGTGTACAGTATGCTTGGAAGTCCTTCAGTGAAATAATTGGGAGCCTCCTGGCGTTGATTGTACAGCTGTGgttttgatatttgtttttttctaaacatatttaacttataaaaacacaaagcattaTTGTATTCGTATTTGCCTGATATATTCTTAATCATATAAAAAATGAGTATGGCACATTTCAAATCACACAATAATTAACACAAGTCTGGAAAGTCTTTTTCAGGAAAAATAATCTGAACAAAGAGCCTCTAAAACTGTGAAACCACAAAAGTGACCTGACTTTTAGATGctcaaaaacttttttgttgtttttttaactctcACTCTAATTTGGCTAATATCCTGAGGCTCAGGTAAGTTTGCTAATTAACTGACCAACTCAGCAAACAACTGGTTTTAAACAAGGGTGGGGAAACTGCAGGGTGCTCCTGGaatcatttttctcttttaatgcCAACAGTTGTTTACTGTTCATTCAAAGATCCCCATTATAAACATATGAATGTGCCTCTAGTCTCCCTGGGGTCCTCCACATTGAAATAAAGTACAAACATAAAATAGGAGCACAGACAAATTAAGAtctaaaaacaatcaaaataccAAACTGATACTCAAATGATAGAAAATGAGATGTAATCATAGACTAAACCATAATTcaacaaagcagcagaaaggaaaaacACTACAAACAAAAGTGATAATAAAACAAGCACACTAATCaggtaaatgtatttatttaacaaaacattCATTCAAATTTGAATTTTACATTGCTGCTATGCCaggaaataatttaaaaaaaaagatttacagATAGGCAACCAAacatacaaattacaaattatGGCAACATGTACATCCACATAAAGAGTctcaaaaaattaattaattggtatagttaaacaataaaatgaaataaaaatacattaacataAGTCAATATCAGTTTTGGCCAAATTCACAATTAAATCAGCACAGCACCCTATGACTCCGTAATCTAAATTATGTAATTACAGGAGCCCATAGGATCAAAAACCTGCCTGTCTTTACATGGAGTTTTTTTCCATTGAGCACATTTTTATGCACCTGTCTGCCAGTCCTCCCTGCAGCTCTAGTGTTGTCTCTAAAAAGTCAGTCATGAACGATAACGTCATTCTCCTCTGCGCCCTTTCTTATCCTGTACACCTCGAAGTTGTTGCGGGCTAGCTAGCCTCTCTCCTTAGTAAATATCCCATAGCTCTCTCTTGGCGTATACTCCTGTCTTCTGTGGTGCTTGCTCTATTTTCTGCAGCCGTTACTCTTTCATCCAGCTTCTCCACTTGCTTCTTCATCTCACCCATGGATATTTCCAGCCTGTTGAGGGACAGTTTGGTGTCCCGCAAAGAGTCACTATTCTCCTGTCTGAGTTTCCTCAACCCTGCTAGCATCTCCAACTCTCCACTTGTTTCACTGCAAGCCACGCCTGGCATCATtgcagctagcattagctgcTTTGTGCCGGCCataattttgtcatgttttcctGATTTGGTGTccttcttgtttgttttctgactCAAGCTCATTGTAGTCGAGAGTTTGTCATGCAGTCTAGTGTTCATTTGTCGACTACGTCTCTGCTTTTGACTATTTTAGTTCAGGGTCTGGTGGAGCTGGGTGTTCAAGCATCTTTCTTGGTCATGACATAGCCAGAAGTCCAACAGATACATTTATAGAAGAATGAGGATATAAAAATAAGAACATAAGTACATTCAAATAAGGCTGTGTGCTTATCTTATGGCAAGATATTTCTTTGTAAGCTTTGTAATGGTAATTTTTTCATTCATAGTAGATTTTATATCAATAGGAAGAGAATTTCA
Proteins encoded in this region:
- the LOC126404105 gene encoding clumping factor A-like, producing the protein MKIQILVLAFALVAVITAAPAAPAKKAAAVDPDEKALDDAIAKNGPAIDKALKDVTDDDAMSDSDIQDLAVSNMNDADADEVASNMTSADTDDVLSSLDEDDVASMMTSADADEVASNMTSADADDLAAASDSDDDADSDEDADVAVAADSDSDDDDDDADSDDDADVAAASDSDSDDDADSDDDADVAAASDSDSDNDADSDSDTAAAADSDSDDDADSDADVAELGDSDADDDADSVDDSDVAEVAASAQ